The Natranaerobius trueperi genome segment AAGAGAAAGTTGGAAAAAACACATAGCTGAATTCAGATCTAGCGGCATGACTACTAGAGAATGGTGCAATACTCATAATTTAAGTATCACCAAACTGCGTTACTGGCTCAGAAAATACAAAGACCAAGATTTAAATAATTACAAAAGTACTTCCGAGACTCAGTGGTTACCACTGAAAGTTGACAATACCAACCAGGTAGAACCGGAAACTTCTCAGATGACAGTTAAAGTAGGTCAGGCTTCAATAAAAGTTGGTCCTAATTTCGATAGCCAACTTCTAAAAGATTTAGTCAGGACTCTTTCAGAACTATGTTGACAGAAGCCAGTGTAGAAAGAGTCTACCTGGCAGTTGGCAAAACAGATCTAAGAAAATCCATAGATGGTTTGGCAGTTTTAGTACAACAGAGTTTTGAATTAGATCCATTCTCTCCATGCCTGTTTGCTTTTTGTAATCGCAAAAAAGACAAGATTAAAATACTCTACTGGGACTCATCAGGCTTTTGGCTGTACTACCATAGATTAGAAGAAGGTAAATTCCAGTGGCCCGATGATAACACCACACAGACAGTAAGCATAAGCTACCGCCAACTACGCTGGTTACTCGATGGGTTAGCTTTAGATCAACGAGAAGCTCATAACCAAGTAACAAAGAATA includes the following:
- the tnpA gene encoding IS66 family insertion sequence element accessory protein TnpA; translation: MSQTENKYEKLRESWKKHIAEFRSSGMTTREWCNTHNLSITKLRYWLRKYKDQDLNNYKSTSETQWLPLKVDNTNQVEPETSQMTVKVGQASIKVGPNFDSQLLKDLVRTLSELC
- the tnpB gene encoding IS66 family insertion sequence element accessory protein TnpB (TnpB, as the term is used for proteins encoded by IS66 family insertion elements, is considered an accessory protein, since TnpC, encoded by a neighboring gene, is a DDE family transposase.), coding for MLTEASVERVYLAVGKTDLRKSIDGLAVLVQQSFELDPFSPCLFAFCNRKKDKIKILYWDSSGFWLYYHRLEEGKFQWPDDNTTQTVSISYRQLRWLLDGLALDQREAHNQVTKNKIL